Proteins found in one Oncorhynchus mykiss isolate Arlee chromosome 17, USDA_OmykA_1.1, whole genome shotgun sequence genomic segment:
- the LOC110494158 gene encoding ammonium transporter Rh type B-like — MNNSTSLRVRLPVLVLLMEVVFLGLFAGFVTYDDNANAKFQNNETNPMDNSLYRDYPFFADVQVMIFVGFGCLLAFLRLYGFSGMVFNFLTATFTIQWAILMQGYFQFYSDGKIHLGVINLLNAEFACAVVLISFGAVLGKTSPVQLLVMALLEVPIFAVTEWAVLKYLKINDAGGSILIHLFACYFGLGVTFVLYRPSLNDGHVKEVTSYQSDILSLMGTLFLWVFWPSFNSALTLKGDDQHRAVLHTFIGLSSSTMTAFALSAVFNKRGKLTMADIQNVTLAGGVTVGASVDMMISPAAAYALGIMGCTACFMGYRYLTPFLARHFRIQDQCGIHNLHGLTGLISCTAGICAILMANEETYGPSMYQIFSHRAPMEGDPKLLELQQLIPGLRPGLGRTAKEQAVYQVAAIFSTIGAAAVGGVLTGFALKLPCLATPSDEFCFDDELFFDVPSDFASMGVHKAPPSIKDI; from the coding sequence ATGAATAACTCCACTAGCCTCAGGGTGCGGTTGCCAGTGCTGGTACTGTTGATGGAAGTGGTTTTCCTTGGTCTCTTTGCCGGCTTTGTCACCTACGACGACAATGCCAACGCCAAGTTTCAGAACAATGAGACCAACCCTATGGACAACTCCCTGTATCGGGACTATCCCTTCTTCGCGGATGTGCAGGTGATGATCTTCGTTGGCTTCGGCTGCCTGCTGGCCTTTCTGCGGCTCTATGGCTTCAGCGGGATGGTCTTCAACTTCTTAACAGCCACCTTTACCATCCAGTGGGCCATCTTGATGCAGGGCTACTTCCAGTTCTACTCTGATGGAAAGATCCACCTTGGGGTCATCAACCTGCTCAATGCTGAGTTTGCCTGTGCCGTGGTGCTCATCTCCTTTGGGGCGGTGCTGGGAAAGACCAGTCCGGTGCAGCTGCTGGTTATGGCCCTGCTAGAGGTCCCTATCTTTGCCGTGACAGAGTGGGCTGTGCTGAAGTACCTAAAGATCAATGACGCAGGTGGCTCCATCCTCATCCACCTGTTTGCCTGTTACTTTGGGTTGGGGGTCACGTTTGTGCTGTATCGGCCTAGCCTGAATGACGGCCACGTCAAGGAGGTTACCAGTTACCAGTCAGACATCCTGTCGTTGATGGGCACCCTGTTTCTCTGGGTGTTCTGGCCCTCTTTCAACTCTGCTCTGACCTTAAAGGGTGATGACCAGCACAGGGCCGTCCTGCACACCTTCATAGGCCTCAGCTCCTCAACGATGACCGCTTTCGCCTTATCTGCCGTATTCAACAAGAGAGGCAAGCTCACCATGGCCGACATTCAAAATGTGACTCTGGCGGGTGGTGTGACTGTTGGGGCCTCTGTGGACATGATGATCTCCCCTGCAGCCGCCTACGCCCTTGGGATCATGGGCTGTACCGCCTGCTTCATGGGATACAGGTACCTCACCCCGTTCTTGGCCCGCCACTTCAGGATCCAAGACCAGTGTGGCATCCACAATCTCCACGGCCTCACCGGCCTCATATCCTGCACGGCTGGCATTTGTGCCATCCTCATGGCCAACGAAGAAACCTATGGCCCCAGCATGTACCAGATCTTCTCCCACCGTGCACCCATGGAGGGAGACCCAAAGCTCCTAGAGCTACAGCAGCTGATCCCAGGGCTGAGGCCCGGGCTGGGGCGCACCGCCAAGGAGCAAGCCGTCTACCAGGTGGCAGCTATCTTCTCTACCATCGGGGCAGCCGCTGTCGGTGGGGTGCTGACCGGCTTTGCACTGAAATTGCCCTGTCTCGCTACGCCGTCTGACGAGTTCTGCTTTGACGACGAGCTGTTCTTCGACGTGCCCTCTGATTTTGCCAGCATGGGGGTGCACAAGGCCCCCCCCAGCATAAAGGACATTTAG